In Geopsychrobacter electrodiphilus DSM 16401, a single window of DNA contains:
- a CDS encoding amino acid permease — translation MLPVRKQQKLKKELGLFSVYAIATGTTLSAGFFLLPGIAASQAGPAMVLAYMLAAIPLIPAMFSIVELCTAMPKAGGVYYFLDRSLGPLFGTIGGMGTWLALILKVSFALMGMGYYLALFIPEIGEGHIRTLAVILALAIGVLNLFGSKKSGRMQIYLVFFLLALLAGFIGVGLPSINPVHFDGFFGAGFDSIISTAGLVYISYVGVTTVTSLSEEVRDPEKNLPRGVFLSLLTALVVYGLGTAIMVGVLPMAQLAATMTPVADATAVFFSKPGLYIMSFAAVLAFTSVANAGTMSASRYPLALSRDSLLPSAFSHLRDGVPVLSILVTVGSIVMILLFLDPLRIAKLASAFQLLMFALICFTVIVMRESGLDSYDPGYRSPFYPWMQLVGIFAPLWFIVEMGWLPTLFTVGLIFVGTLWYRSYARLKVQRSGAIFHIFARLGRLSQQGLDYELREIMKEKGLRQKDPFDQIIASSYVVNLAERTTFEVAVEVVSEWFADRIGHSPTEIGEQFLEGTRVGATPVARGVALPHFRTEGIEYAHLAIVRAPRGLKIDVPHPLQPGAHTSQLVQAVFFLISPEDNPALHLRLLAQIAGLVENEGFAEIWQRTSNEQEIKELLLRDENCLSMILDSAGLTARLIGRTLDQINLPQGSLVALLRRGNDMMVPRSNTLLLENDRMTIIGEPEAIHQLRREYLSVKEGRPVED, via the coding sequence ATGCTCCCGGTTCGCAAACAACAGAAACTGAAAAAAGAGCTCGGCCTCTTCAGTGTCTACGCTATCGCCACCGGCACCACTCTGAGCGCGGGGTTTTTCCTGTTGCCGGGGATTGCCGCTTCACAGGCTGGTCCGGCCATGGTTCTGGCGTATATGCTGGCGGCGATCCCGCTGATTCCGGCGATGTTCAGTATCGTTGAACTTTGTACCGCCATGCCAAAAGCCGGCGGGGTCTACTATTTCCTCGATCGCAGCCTCGGCCCACTGTTCGGTACCATCGGCGGAATGGGGACCTGGCTGGCGCTGATCCTGAAAGTTTCATTCGCCCTGATGGGGATGGGCTATTATCTCGCGCTCTTTATTCCCGAAATCGGCGAAGGACATATCCGTACCCTGGCCGTTATCCTGGCTCTGGCGATCGGGGTTCTGAACCTGTTCGGCTCTAAAAAGAGCGGTCGCATGCAGATTTATCTGGTCTTTTTTCTGTTGGCGCTGTTGGCCGGTTTTATCGGGGTTGGCCTGCCGAGCATCAATCCGGTTCATTTTGATGGCTTTTTTGGGGCCGGTTTTGATTCGATTATCTCCACCGCCGGACTTGTCTATATCAGTTATGTGGGTGTGACCACGGTGACCTCACTCTCGGAAGAGGTCAGAGATCCGGAAAAAAACCTTCCGCGCGGGGTCTTCTTGTCGCTGCTGACGGCGCTCGTGGTTTATGGCCTGGGGACAGCCATCATGGTCGGCGTACTGCCCATGGCGCAACTTGCCGCGACTATGACGCCGGTGGCGGATGCCACGGCAGTTTTCTTTAGTAAACCCGGGCTCTATATCATGTCGTTTGCCGCGGTGCTGGCGTTTACCAGCGTTGCGAATGCCGGCACCATGAGCGCTTCCCGCTACCCCCTGGCATTGTCGCGTGACAGCCTGCTGCCGTCAGCCTTCAGCCATCTGCGTGACGGTGTGCCGGTGTTGTCGATTCTGGTGACGGTGGGCAGTATCGTCATGATCCTTTTGTTTCTCGATCCGCTGCGTATCGCCAAGCTGGCGAGTGCCTTTCAATTACTGATGTTCGCGCTGATCTGTTTCACCGTCATTGTCATGCGCGAGAGCGGCCTCGACAGTTACGATCCCGGCTATCGTTCCCCTTTCTACCCCTGGATGCAGCTGGTCGGGATCTTCGCCCCGCTCTGGTTCATCGTTGAGATGGGCTGGTTGCCGACCCTGTTTACTGTGGGTCTTATCTTCGTCGGGACGCTCTGGTACCGCAGCTATGCCCGGCTTAAGGTCCAGCGCAGCGGTGCAATCTTTCATATTTTTGCGCGGCTCGGTCGCCTCAGTCAGCAGGGACTCGATTATGAACTGCGCGAGATCATGAAGGAGAAGGGGTTGCGTCAGAAAGACCCCTTTGATCAGATCATCGCCAGCAGTTACGTGGTGAACCTGGCCGAGCGCACCACCTTTGAGGTCGCGGTCGAGGTTGTTTCCGAATGGTTCGCCGACCGGATTGGACACTCTCCAACCGAGATCGGTGAGCAGTTTCTTGAGGGAACCCGCGTCGGTGCAACTCCGGTGGCCCGTGGCGTGGCCCTCCCTCATTTTCGGACCGAGGGGATTGAATACGCACATCTGGCGATTGTGCGTGCCCCGCGTGGTCTTAAGATCGATGTTCCACACCCTCTTCAGCCCGGGGCACACACGAGCCAGCTGGTGCAGGCGGTGTTTTTTCTGATCAGCCCTGAAGACAACCCCGCTTTGCATCTGCGACTTCTGGCCCAGATCGCCGGTTTGGTTGAGAATGAAGGGTTTGCCGAAATCTGGCAGCGCACCAGCAATGAACAGGAAATTAAAGAATTGCTCCTGCGCGACGAGAATTGTCTGTCCATGATTCTGGACAGCGCCGGGCTCACGGCAAGATTGATCGGCCGGACTCTCGATCAGATTAATCTGCCCCAGGGGAGCCTGGTCGCCCTGCTGCGTCGTGGTAATGATATGATGGTGCCACGTTCCAATACCCTGCTGCTGGAGAATGATCGCATGACAATTATCGGTGAGCCTGAAGCGATTCATCAGCTGCGGCGCGAGTACTTAAGTGTTAAGGAGGGGCGACCCGTTGAAGACTGA
- a CDS encoding aspartate aminotransferase family protein encodes MMAQTDNSKSAALYLRACKVMPGGVSRNTVLRSPHPLYAERGAGCYVTDIEGVKRIDFANNMAALIHGHAHPEVVAALTEQLHRGTAFTMATEAEVLFAELMCQRNSGFEKIRFCNSGTEAVMNCIKAARAFTGRPKIAKMEGSYHGLYDYAEVSQTASPANWGPAEKPNSVPVAYGTPSSALNDVVVLPFNDVARAIAILDQHADQLACVLIDPMPHRIGLTPASAEFVSALRNWTKKNGALLVFDEVITFRSCYAGAQDWYGLIPDLTAMGKMIGGGFPVGALAGRKVVMDVMNPLADKVLFPQGGTFSANPMTMVAGYTTMKMFDQAAVEKVNRLADRARAQITEAIRVADIPACVTGGGSMFRVHLKPEVSGDYRSGYVDADEAGRIKRLLDYLFDNGAMLINTCSATISTVMTVREIDYLSEVMLGGFRKLHDLA; translated from the coding sequence ATGATGGCACAGACAGATAATTCAAAGAGTGCCGCACTTTATCTGCGGGCCTGCAAGGTGATGCCTGGCGGTGTCAGCCGCAACACTGTGCTGCGCAGCCCTCATCCGCTTTATGCTGAACGCGGCGCGGGTTGTTACGTCACTGATATCGAAGGGGTGAAGCGGATCGATTTCGCCAACAATATGGCCGCCCTGATCCACGGTCACGCCCATCCCGAGGTTGTCGCAGCGCTGACCGAACAGCTGCACAGGGGGACGGCCTTTACCATGGCCACTGAAGCGGAAGTGCTCTTCGCCGAGCTGATGTGTCAGCGCAACTCCGGCTTCGAAAAGATCCGCTTCTGCAACTCCGGCACCGAGGCGGTGATGAACTGCATTAAAGCCGCGCGCGCCTTTACCGGCCGGCCCAAGATCGCCAAGATGGAAGGCTCCTATCATGGCCTGTATGACTATGCCGAAGTCAGCCAGACCGCAAGCCCTGCAAACTGGGGCCCGGCGGAAAAGCCCAACAGCGTCCCGGTGGCTTACGGTACTCCCTCCTCGGCGCTCAACGACGTGGTGGTGCTGCCGTTTAACGATGTCGCGCGGGCTATAGCCATTCTCGATCAGCACGCCGACCAGTTAGCCTGTGTGCTCATCGATCCGATGCCGCACCGCATCGGCCTGACCCCGGCAAGCGCTGAATTTGTCAGTGCGTTGCGTAACTGGACAAAGAAAAATGGCGCCCTGCTGGTGTTTGACGAGGTCATCACCTTCCGCTCCTGCTATGCTGGCGCGCAAGACTGGTATGGCCTTATCCCGGATCTGACTGCCATGGGCAAGATGATCGGCGGCGGCTTCCCGGTTGGTGCCCTGGCTGGCCGCAAAGTGGTCATGGACGTCATGAACCCCTTGGCAGATAAGGTTCTCTTCCCTCAGGGCGGGACCTTTTCGGCGAATCCGATGACCATGGTCGCCGGTTATACGACGATGAAAATGTTTGATCAGGCCGCGGTCGAGAAAGTCAACCGTCTGGCTGATCGCGCGCGTGCGCAGATTACAGAAGCGATCAGGGTCGCAGATATCCCGGCCTGCGTCACCGGGGGTGGTTCCATGTTCCGCGTGCACCTGAAGCCTGAAGTCTCGGGCGACTACCGGTCGGGCTATGTTGACGCCGATGAGGCCGGACGCATTAAGCGGTTGCTCGATTATCTGTTTGATAACGGCGCCATGCTGATTAATACCTGCTCCGCGACCATCTCGACGGTGATGACTGTAAGGGAGATCGATTATCTTTCCGAGGTCATGCTGGGTGGTTTCCGTAAGTTGCATGATCTGGCCTGA
- the pcaF gene encoding 3-oxoadipyl-CoA thiolase, translating to MNEVFICDAIRTPIGRYGGALSAVRTDDLAAIALKALMARNPAVDWSAVDDVILGCANQAGEDNRNVARMSLLLAGLPETVSACTINRLCGSGMNAVGSATQAIKAGDAELVIAGGVESMSRAPFVMGKATTSFSRTAEIFDTTIGWRFVNPQLKSVYGTDSMPETAENLAREFNISRADQDRFALWSQKKAAAAQADGRLDDEIVAVSIPQRKGEPLRVEQDEHPRATTLEKLTQLKAMFVDGSITAGNASGINDGSAALLLATEQAAARHGLTPRARVLGMAAAGVPPRVMGIGPVPATQKLLARLGLSLNDFDLLEFNEAFAVQALACTRQLGLADDDPRINPLGGAIALGHPLGMSGARLVTTAVYQLQRTGGKRALCTMCIGVGQGIALVIERV from the coding sequence ATGAATGAAGTGTTTATCTGTGACGCGATCCGCACCCCGATTGGCCGTTACGGCGGTGCCCTGTCTGCGGTGCGTACCGATGATCTGGCCGCGATTGCGCTCAAGGCCCTGATGGCGCGCAATCCGGCGGTGGACTGGAGTGCGGTGGATGATGTCATCCTCGGCTGTGCCAACCAGGCCGGTGAAGATAACCGCAACGTGGCACGGATGTCCTTGCTGCTCGCGGGGCTGCCGGAGACCGTCTCGGCCTGCACCATTAACCGGTTGTGCGGCTCGGGAATGAATGCGGTCGGCAGCGCCACGCAGGCGATCAAGGCGGGGGACGCCGAGCTGGTCATCGCCGGTGGAGTTGAAAGCATGTCGCGTGCGCCTTTTGTGATGGGCAAGGCGACCACTTCTTTCTCGCGCACTGCAGAGATCTTTGATACCACCATCGGCTGGCGCTTCGTCAATCCGCAGCTGAAAAGTGTTTACGGCACCGATTCGATGCCGGAAACCGCCGAGAACCTGGCCCGTGAGTTCAATATCAGCCGTGCGGATCAGGATCGTTTCGCCCTCTGGAGCCAAAAGAAGGCGGCCGCGGCACAGGCTGATGGCCGCCTGGATGATGAGATCGTAGCGGTCAGCATTCCGCAGCGTAAAGGGGAGCCGCTCAGGGTTGAGCAGGATGAGCACCCGCGTGCAACCACGCTGGAGAAGCTGACTCAGTTGAAGGCGATGTTTGTCGATGGGAGCATCACTGCCGGCAACGCTTCAGGGATCAACGACGGGTCCGCGGCCTTGCTGCTGGCGACAGAGCAGGCGGCTGCGCGGCATGGCTTGACTCCCAGGGCGCGGGTACTGGGTATGGCCGCCGCCGGGGTGCCGCCGCGCGTTATGGGGATAGGGCCGGTGCCGGCAACCCAAAAGCTGCTGGCACGACTCGGCCTGAGTTTGAATGATTTTGACCTTCTGGAATTCAATGAAGCTTTTGCTGTGCAGGCGTTGGCCTGTACCCGGCAGCTCGGGTTAGCCGATGATGACCCGCGAATCAATCCGCTGGGTGGGGCGATCGCCCTGGGTCATCCCCTGGGGATGAGCGGCGCACGTCTGGTGACGACGGCCGTTTATCAGCTTCAGCGAACGGGTGGAAAACGTGCGCTCTGCACCATGTGTATCGGGGTCGGGCAGGGGATCGCGCTGGTCATCGAGAGGGTCTAG
- a CDS encoding 3-oxoacid CoA-transferase subunit B, whose amino-acid sequence MARRAALDIPDGSYVNLGIGIPELVARYVPEGREVIYHTENGLLGMGPVPAEGEADPELINAGKKPVTAIPGAAFFHHADSFAMIRGEHIDICVLGAMQVSAQGDLANWSTGEADAIPAVGGAMDLVAGVKTIYVITQHCTSDGEAKLVERCSYPLTGKAVVDRIYTDLAVIAVTDRGLEVVELAPGVNFKYVQQRTACSLLLGPQLAEALND is encoded by the coding sequence ATGGCGCGCCGCGCCGCCCTCGATATCCCCGACGGCTCCTACGTCAATCTGGGCATCGGCATCCCCGAGCTGGTCGCCCGCTATGTCCCCGAGGGGCGCGAGGTGATCTATCACACTGAAAACGGCCTGCTCGGCATGGGCCCGGTTCCGGCAGAAGGCGAGGCAGACCCCGAGCTGATCAACGCGGGTAAAAAACCGGTGACAGCTATCCCCGGGGCAGCTTTCTTTCATCATGCCGACAGCTTTGCGATGATTCGTGGTGAGCATATCGATATCTGTGTGCTGGGGGCGATGCAGGTCTCGGCACAGGGTGACCTGGCCAACTGGTCGACCGGCGAAGCGGACGCCATCCCGGCGGTGGGCGGGGCGATGGACCTGGTCGCCGGGGTTAAGACAATCTACGTGATTACCCAGCACTGCACCTCGGACGGTGAGGCCAAGCTGGTCGAGCGTTGCAGCTATCCGCTGACCGGCAAAGCGGTGGTCGACCGGATCTATACCGACCTGGCCGTCATCGCGGTTACGGACCGGGGTCTGGAAGTTGTCGAACTGGCCCCGGGGGTTAATTTCAAATATGTACAACAGCGCACCGCCTGCAGCCTGCTCCTCGGCCCTCAACTGGCCGAAGCGCTCAACGACTAA